In the genome of Armatimonadota bacterium, one region contains:
- the nadD gene encoding nicotinate (nicotinamide) nucleotide adenylyltransferase, which translates to MKYGVFGGTFDPPHLGHLEAAKAVRAALGLDEVVIVPANRNPLKTRRATSATHRLKMCSLLVAGEEGLTVSDIEITRGGPSYMVDTIEELKMVRPGDYWLILGADALHTLPEWREPRKLAGLCRIAAVAREDVALDTTIAGLGPDFQYSVDKVPMTEVPVSSSKIREEFARGLVATKWLSQAVREYIENIGLYRE; encoded by the coding sequence GTGAAATACGGCGTCTTCGGAGGCACGTTCGACCCGCCACACCTCGGACATCTCGAAGCGGCCAAGGCCGTGCGGGCCGCCTTAGGCCTGGACGAGGTCGTGATCGTTCCCGCCAACCGGAACCCCCTCAAGACGCGCAGGGCCACCTCCGCGACTCACCGGCTCAAAATGTGCTCGCTCCTCGTGGCGGGAGAGGAAGGTCTGACCGTCTCCGACATCGAGATCACCAGGGGCGGGCCGAGCTACATGGTCGACACGATCGAAGAGTTGAAGATGGTTCGGCCAGGGGACTACTGGCTGATCCTGGGCGCGGACGCCCTGCACACGTTGCCGGAATGGCGGGAGCCTCGCAAGCTCGCCGGCCTGTGCCGGATCGCGGCCGTGGCCCGTGAGGACGTCGCGTTGGACACGACGATCGCCGGGCTCGGGCCCGATTTTCAGTACTCGGTCGACAAGGTTCCCATGACAGAAGTCCCCGTTTCATCGTCTAAGATCAGAGAGGAGTTCGCACGCGGACTCGTCGCGACCAAGTGGCTGTCACAGGCCGTTCGGGAGTACATCGAAAACATTGGCCTCTACAGAGAGTAA
- the rsfS gene encoding ribosome silencing factor — protein MASTESKKNAPAAEKAELVREFADDIKAERIDVIDVRSKTPVTDFLVVCSGNSDTHVGAIADKVADRLRDLGIKPMRTNAGPNSGGWIYYDFGDVVFHVMLEEKRQFYDLETLWKTTPPDPTLLD, from the coding sequence TTGGCCTCTACAGAGAGTAAGAAGAACGCCCCTGCCGCCGAAAAGGCGGAGCTCGTCCGTGAGTTCGCGGACGACATCAAGGCGGAACGTATCGACGTGATCGACGTCCGTTCGAAAACGCCCGTCACCGACTTTCTCGTCGTCTGTTCCGGCAACAGCGACACCCATGTCGGCGCCATCGCGGACAAAGTCGCCGATCGTCTGCGCGACCTCGGCATCAAGCCGATGAGGACGAACGCCGGCCCCAACAGCGGTGGATGGATCTATTACGATTTCGGGGACGTCGTGTTCCACGTCATGCTTGAGGAGAAGAGGCAGTTCTACGACCTGGAGACCCTATGGAAGACGACGCCGCCCGACCCGACCCTACTGGACTAA
- a CDS encoding DinB family protein, producing MNTWSSDGFLYGLWANTKWLEALPLFQDRPRAERVLGHVLFAETVWLDRIEGRDLTYPGPDHVPVPSLDLFQESCDRWLAWLPTADLDSRMTFARFDGTRYSTVLSDVVRHVVNHGTYHRGHLRGIAETEGWDDFEDTDWVAWARAIGRSEQV from the coding sequence GTGAACACTTGGTCGTCCGACGGTTTTCTGTACGGTCTCTGGGCCAACACGAAGTGGCTCGAAGCGCTCCCGCTGTTCCAGGACCGGCCCCGGGCCGAACGCGTCTTGGGCCACGTCCTCTTCGCGGAGACGGTCTGGCTCGATAGGATCGAGGGCCGCGACTTGACCTATCCTGGCCCCGACCATGTTCCCGTGCCCTCGCTGGACTTGTTCCAGGAGTCGTGCGACCGTTGGCTCGCATGGTTGCCGACGGCGGACTTGGACAGCCGCATGACGTTCGCGCGTTTCGACGGCACTCGGTATTCCACCGTCCTGAGCGACGTCGTCCGCCATGTCGTCAACCACGGGACGTACCATAGGGGCCATCTCCGTGGTATCGCCGAAACGGAGGGCTGGGACGACTTTGAGGACACCGACTGGGTCGCCTGGGCCCGTGCGATCGGGCGTTCCGAACAGGTCTAA
- a CDS encoding glycosyltransferase family 4 protein codes for MNGRSLRILQVVSSSATSGAEHHTLVLARRLAAHGHSVEVACPPIPWMLDALRQSGIPCHPLDFKEKGGLTGQAKILKIVKEGRFDLVHAHLSRATYTSFVAAGLYRIPLVSTVHVETREPIYKWIGRGRNRLVAVSNYIHGVLKGRGARADAIDVVYNGTDFADVEVEEAHEVHGEFGIPHERRLVGLVGRVAPEKGHHIALQALPNVLKTQPDTQLLFVGRTDGGFHEKLIAEAGQLGVRDHVTFTGNREDVPRLFDAMAFSVLPSVMESFGLAVIECMARGRPVVASNVGALTELVVHEETGLLVEQTPEAFSSAMELLLSRPEWCQTLGRNARMVIQEKFTVAQMVERLEAVYVKTIDTAR; via the coding sequence GTGAACGGACGGTCGTTGCGCATTCTTCAAGTCGTGTCGAGTTCGGCCACGTCCGGGGCCGAGCACCATACGCTCGTGCTTGCCAGGCGCTTGGCCGCCCATGGCCATTCGGTCGAAGTGGCGTGCCCTCCGATCCCATGGATGCTCGACGCGTTGCGCCAATCCGGCATCCCGTGCCATCCGCTGGATTTTAAGGAGAAGGGCGGCTTGACCGGACAGGCCAAGATCCTAAAGATCGTCAAGGAGGGCCGATTCGACCTCGTCCACGCGCATCTGAGCCGGGCGACGTACACCAGTTTCGTCGCGGCCGGTCTGTACCGGATCCCGCTCGTCAGCACGGTCCACGTCGAGACGCGGGAACCGATCTACAAGTGGATCGGCCGGGGCCGGAACAGGCTCGTAGCGGTCAGCAACTACATCCATGGCGTGCTCAAGGGCCGTGGAGCCCGCGCCGATGCGATCGACGTCGTCTACAACGGCACCGACTTCGCCGACGTCGAAGTCGAGGAGGCCCATGAAGTCCACGGAGAGTTCGGCATTCCACACGAGCGGCGCCTCGTGGGGCTCGTAGGCAGGGTGGCACCGGAGAAAGGCCACCACATCGCCCTCCAAGCGCTGCCCAACGTCCTGAAGACACAACCGGACACCCAACTCTTGTTCGTCGGCCGGACGGACGGGGGTTTCCACGAGAAGCTGATCGCCGAGGCGGGCCAACTCGGAGTCCGCGACCACGTCACGTTCACGGGCAACCGCGAGGACGTCCCACGGTTGTTCGACGCGATGGCGTTTTCGGTCCTTCCTAGCGTCATGGAGTCGTTCGGCCTGGCCGTCATCGAATGTATGGCGAGGGGCCGGCCCGTCGTCGCTTCGAACGTCGGTGCTTTGACCGAACTGGTCGTCCACGAAGAGACCGGTCTCCTGGTCGAGCAGACGCCCGAGGCGTTCTCCTCAGCCATGGAGCTCCTGCTGTCCCGACCTGAATGGTGTCAGACTTTGGGCAGGAACGCGAGGATGGTCATCCAAGAGAAGTTCACGGTGGCTCAAATGGTCGAACGCCTCGAAGCGGTCTACGTGAAGACGATCGACACGGCCCGATGA
- a CDS encoding MFS transporter yields the protein MERRGLERVPALRAMRHRDFRWLWLGAFFSFTGSQIQNVAQQDLIIKSTGSPFMLSMVSFSIMLPVSLFGPFLGVVADMYDKRKVLIACMLVSAIGPIVLGTTMSVKSHAYWMFLLVGFVAGFVQCVEVPTRQSVVRAVVDESDLAAAIPAQASTFNLAKILGPAVAGPLVLRFGPASCFWLNGISFFALAFAAFVIKADLRPVERRVEPVRDLVAEGFLYTLRSPDLRTLFLMESATSVFGAFYLAQMSAIVYQQLKSNEAGLATAFAIGGVGALLGLFTTASLSAKPFKPTLIRVSMSVMAVSTFLLGLTRSTLPAFALLLVMGVCMIMQFNTTNTLFQLIAPPALRGRVISMHMWAISGVAPLGVLLFGQVSEVWGTHVSLMTGGACLVAVAAWGWRASRNIKEPVFGAA from the coding sequence ATGGAGCGTCGAGGACTGGAGCGCGTGCCCGCCCTCCGCGCCATGCGGCACCGCGACTTCCGGTGGCTCTGGCTGGGCGCGTTCTTCTCGTTCACCGGCTCTCAGATCCAGAACGTCGCCCAGCAAGACCTGATCATCAAGTCGACGGGCAGTCCGTTCATGCTCTCGATGGTCTCGTTCTCCATCATGCTTCCGGTGTCCCTTTTCGGCCCGTTCCTCGGAGTCGTCGCCGACATGTACGACAAGCGCAAGGTCCTGATCGCCTGCATGCTCGTGAGCGCGATCGGCCCCATCGTTCTTGGGACCACGATGTCGGTCAAGTCCCACGCGTATTGGATGTTCTTGCTCGTCGGGTTCGTGGCCGGGTTCGTCCAATGTGTCGAGGTGCCGACCCGGCAATCCGTGGTCAGGGCGGTCGTGGACGAATCCGATCTGGCCGCGGCGATCCCGGCACAAGCTTCGACGTTCAACCTGGCCAAAATCCTGGGGCCCGCCGTGGCGGGCCCGCTTGTCCTTCGGTTCGGCCCGGCGTCTTGCTTCTGGCTTAACGGGATCAGCTTTTTCGCTTTGGCTTTCGCCGCGTTCGTGATCAAGGCCGACTTGAGGCCCGTGGAGCGAAGGGTCGAGCCCGTCCGCGACCTCGTCGCCGAAGGCTTCTTGTACACGTTGCGCAGTCCGGACCTGCGGACGCTCTTCCTGATGGAGTCGGCCACGTCGGTCTTCGGTGCTTTCTATCTGGCCCAGATGTCGGCCATCGTCTACCAGCAGTTAAAGTCGAACGAAGCGGGTCTGGCCACGGCGTTCGCGATCGGTGGGGTGGGAGCCCTCCTAGGGCTGTTCACGACAGCGTCGTTGAGCGCGAAGCCGTTCAAGCCGACGCTGATCCGAGTGTCCATGTCGGTCATGGCCGTTTCCACGTTCTTGTTAGGCCTCACGCGCTCGACCCTGCCTGCGTTCGCCCTCTTGCTCGTCATGGGCGTCTGCATGATCATGCAGTTCAACACGACGAATACGCTGTTCCAGTTGATCGCACCGCCCGCGCTTCGTGGCCGGGTGATCTCGATGCATATGTGGGCGATTTCGGGCGTCGCCCCCCTCGGTGTCTTGCTGTTCGGCCAAGTCTCTGAAGTCTGGGGGACGCACGTGTCCCTGATGACCGGGGGCGCCTGCCTGGTCGCCGTAGCAGCGTGGGGCTGGCGGGCGTCACGGAACATCAAAGAACCGGTGTTCGGAGCCGCGTGA
- a CDS encoding pantoate--beta-alanine ligase, translating into MKVLRTVEEARTYRKSVGDVAFVPTMGAFHEGHYELMREAKRLCPTTVVSLFVNPMQFNDPTDLDRYPRQEERDFSGAQAAGVDAVFAPLAEDLVSTDSVRVRVSGVADRWEGESRPGHFEGVATIVLKLFNIISASTAVFGLKDLQQCAVVRTMVESLNVPVKVHTVETVRSPDGLALSSRNALLTEVERATAPRLYGFLTECAESLRTGNTDVASAVATARERLETSGFVVGYVALVDPKTMTELGAPRPGCRLIAAASLGNVRLIDNIDVKYC; encoded by the coding sequence TTGAAAGTCCTGCGCACGGTCGAGGAAGCACGGACGTACCGCAAGTCCGTTGGCGACGTCGCGTTCGTCCCGACGATGGGCGCGTTCCATGAGGGCCACTACGAGTTGATGCGGGAAGCGAAACGGCTCTGCCCGACGACGGTCGTGTCCCTGTTCGTCAACCCGATGCAGTTCAACGACCCGACCGACCTGGATCGCTATCCTCGCCAAGAAGAGCGGGACTTCTCCGGGGCTCAAGCGGCAGGCGTCGACGCCGTCTTCGCCCCCTTGGCCGAAGACTTGGTCTCTACGGATTCCGTACGGGTCCGGGTCTCAGGCGTCGCCGATCGATGGGAAGGAGAGTCCCGTCCAGGCCATTTCGAGGGCGTCGCGACGATCGTCCTTAAACTATTCAATATTATTAGTGCATCTACGGCGGTCTTCGGATTGAAAGACCTTCAGCAGTGCGCGGTCGTCAGGACCATGGTCGAAAGCCTGAACGTTCCGGTCAAGGTCCATACGGTCGAAACCGTACGGTCGCCGGACGGGCTCGCACTTTCGAGCCGGAACGCCCTTCTCACGGAAGTCGAGAGAGCGACAGCCCCGAGACTCTACGGGTTTTTGACCGAATGTGCCGAATCGCTACGGACGGGGAACACGGACGTCGCCTCGGCGGTCGCGACCGCACGCGAACGGTTAGAGACGTCAGGTTTTGTCGTCGGCTATGTCGCTTTGGTCGATCCGAAGACCATGACGGAACTCGGAGCTCCCCGTCCCGGATGCCGGTTGATCGCAGCCGCAAGCCTAGGTAACGTGCGACTAATAGACAACATTGACGTCAAGTATTGTTAG
- the panB gene encoding 3-methyl-2-oxobutanoate hydroxymethyltransferase, which translates to MRVTAPALRAMKAQGRKVVCVTAYDTPTGRTADGAGVDVVLVGDSLGSVLMGRSTTVGVTLEAMAHHVRATRPGVGRALLVADLPFGSYGASVAQAVESAAVLVQAGADAVKLEGRYTAEVEAIAKTGVPVMGHVGMTPQSVNAFGGHRVQGRDGGADIVDDAVALDQAGVFALVIELVTAEAAAAVTQAVACPTIGIGAGPHCDGQIQVYHDLFGLSERTFKHAKLYGDAGSVMSEGMKAYVDEVRNGVFPGPENTF; encoded by the coding sequence ATGAGGGTCACGGCACCGGCGCTCCGGGCGATGAAGGCACAAGGCCGCAAGGTCGTGTGCGTCACGGCGTACGACACACCGACCGGTCGCACCGCCGACGGTGCCGGCGTCGACGTCGTCCTTGTCGGAGATTCCTTGGGCTCCGTCCTGATGGGCCGGTCCACGACCGTCGGCGTCACTCTCGAGGCCATGGCGCACCATGTCCGGGCGACCCGACCGGGCGTCGGACGCGCCTTATTGGTCGCCGACCTCCCGTTCGGGTCGTATGGGGCGTCCGTTGCCCAGGCCGTCGAGTCGGCCGCGGTGCTGGTCCAGGCGGGTGCCGACGCGGTCAAACTCGAAGGCCGCTACACGGCCGAGGTCGAGGCGATCGCCAAGACCGGCGTGCCCGTCATGGGGCACGTGGGAATGACACCGCAATCGGTGAACGCGTTCGGCGGACACCGGGTCCAGGGTCGGGACGGAGGCGCCGACATCGTCGACGACGCGGTCGCTTTGGACCAGGCCGGGGTCTTCGCGCTCGTCATCGAACTCGTGACGGCCGAAGCTGCGGCCGCCGTCACGCAGGCCGTGGCATGCCCGACCATCGGCATCGGGGCGGGCCCGCACTGCGACGGTCAGATCCAGGTCTACCACGACCTCTTCGGCCTGTCCGAAAGGACGTTCAAGCACGCCAAGCTCTACGGCGACGCGGGATCCGTGATGTCAGAAGGGATGAAGGCGTACGTGGACGAGGTCCGGAACGGGGTCTTCCCCGGACCGGAGAACACGTTTTGA
- the bcp gene encoding thioredoxin-dependent thiol peroxidase — protein MLDAGRPFPDFELQDQDGRTVTKQDLLGSATVVYFYPKDDTSGCTVEACAFQESVPKFTGVKVVGVSPDGVKSHRKFADKYGLTFTLLADTDKALCEAVGVWVEKSMYGRTYMGVERTTFLLDAEGNVVKVWNKVKPQGHADEVGAALAGR, from the coding sequence ATGCTGGACGCGGGCCGACCCTTTCCCGATTTCGAACTCCAAGACCAAGACGGGCGGACCGTCACGAAGCAGGACCTCTTGGGTTCGGCGACCGTGGTCTACTTCTATCCCAAGGACGATACGTCCGGCTGCACCGTCGAAGCCTGTGCGTTCCAAGAGTCGGTCCCAAAGTTCACGGGCGTCAAGGTCGTCGGCGTTTCGCCGGACGGCGTGAAATCCCACCGAAAGTTCGCGGACAAGTACGGCCTGACCTTCACCCTGCTCGCCGACACGGACAAGGCCTTATGCGAGGCCGTCGGCGTCTGGGTCGAGAAGAGCATGTACGGACGGACGTACATGGGGGTCGAACGCACGACGTTCCTGCTCGATGCCGAAGGGAACGTGGTCAAAGTGTGGAACAAGGTCAAGCCCCAGGGCCATGCGGACGAGGTCGGGGCCGCTCTGGCGGGGCGATGA